One genomic region from Haloarcula sp. DT43 encodes:
- a CDS encoding DUF7344 domain-containing protein, whose amino-acid sequence MSDERGETGDSLSELFEMLSHTYRRRILMAVAHHNPNSEDDITSEGVTDEDENDDEALNHLSTEFYHVHLPKLADAGLINWNRDTGVITRGPRFEEIEPLLTLMQDHEDELPDGWP is encoded by the coding sequence ATGTCAGACGAACGTGGCGAGACCGGTGATTCGCTGAGTGAACTATTCGAGATGCTTAGCCACACGTACCGTCGCCGCATTCTCATGGCCGTTGCACACCACAATCCGAACTCCGAGGACGACATCACATCGGAGGGGGTCACGGATGAGGACGAGAACGACGACGAGGCGCTCAATCACCTCTCGACGGAGTTCTACCATGTTCACTTGCCAAAACTGGCAGATGCAGGCCTCATCAACTGGAATCGTGATACTGGGGTCATCACGCGCGGCCCGCGGTTCGAGGAGATCGAACCGCTCCTCACACTGATGCAGGACCATGAGGACGAATTGCCCGATGGCTGGC
- a CDS encoding TrkH family potassium uptake protein, which yields MSVRVDWRQSIGLTGTVIKYLAATMLVPLGIGLLYGDDVVVFLISIAIAVTVGVALERVSDSHELGPREALLFVALSWGAVAVIGAIPYVIAGYGTESALGQPVNALFESMSGFTTTGATVTGEISFDRHSHALLMWRQLTQWLGGMGIIVLMVAILPEAAVNGAQLIESEAPGPELQKLTPKIAETARLLWLFYLGFTVLLVLILLGLHYTGFAPNMNAYNAVAHGFTTLPTGGFSPQAESIGAFSPAVQWAVIPFMLVAGMNFALFYLLLQDDYAAFLQDRELQTYLGANAGVAVILWGLLFTGSAPPLELGGVTQGALENSLRQATFQVASLLNSTGYATSNFIEWGDTAKGVLLFAMFIGGSAGSTGGGVKIVRWLVVLKGIRRQLFTTAHPSAVKPVRLGGQVIEEDVINAIYGFTLLYLLTLGVTTVVLLLDAGRVGLELTVLEALSASLATLGNIGPGFGFLGPFGSYLTFPDTSKLLMVFLMWLGRLEIIPVFVIFTGAFWNE from the coding sequence ATGTCGGTTCGCGTCGACTGGCGACAGAGCATCGGCTTGACCGGCACCGTCATCAAGTATCTCGCCGCGACGATGCTGGTCCCGCTGGGAATCGGGCTGCTCTACGGGGACGACGTCGTCGTCTTCCTGATTTCTATCGCGATTGCTGTCACCGTCGGCGTGGCGCTGGAGCGGGTCAGCGACAGCCACGAACTCGGGCCACGCGAGGCCCTGCTGTTCGTCGCCCTCTCGTGGGGGGCCGTCGCCGTCATCGGCGCGATACCCTACGTCATCGCCGGCTACGGGACCGAGTCGGCGCTGGGCCAGCCCGTGAACGCGCTGTTCGAGTCGATGTCCGGCTTCACGACGACCGGTGCGACCGTCACCGGCGAGATATCGTTCGACCGCCACTCCCACGCGCTGTTGATGTGGCGACAGCTCACCCAGTGGCTCGGCGGCATGGGTATCATCGTCCTGATGGTCGCCATTCTCCCGGAAGCCGCGGTCAACGGCGCGCAGCTAATCGAGTCGGAAGCGCCCGGTCCCGAACTCCAGAAGCTCACCCCGAAGATAGCCGAGACCGCGCGGCTGCTCTGGCTGTTCTATCTGGGCTTTACCGTCCTGCTCGTCCTCATTTTGCTCGGGCTCCACTACACCGGGTTCGCGCCGAACATGAACGCCTACAACGCGGTCGCACACGGGTTCACGACGCTGCCGACGGGCGGGTTCTCGCCGCAGGCCGAGAGCATCGGCGCGTTCTCACCGGCCGTCCAGTGGGCCGTCATTCCGTTCATGCTCGTCGCCGGGATGAACTTCGCGCTGTTTTACCTCCTGTTACAGGACGACTACGCCGCCTTCCTCCAGGACCGCGAACTCCAGACGTACCTCGGGGCCAACGCCGGCGTGGCCGTCATCCTCTGGGGGCTGCTCTTTACCGGGTCCGCGCCGCCGCTGGAACTCGGCGGGGTCACGCAGGGGGCGCTGGAGAACTCGCTCCGGCAGGCGACGTTCCAGGTCGCGTCGCTGCTGAACTCGACCGGGTACGCGACGAGCAACTTCATCGAGTGGGGCGACACCGCGAAGGGAGTCCTGCTGTTCGCCATGTTCATCGGCGGCTCCGCGGGGTCGACCGGCGGCGGCGTCAAAATCGTTCGGTGGCTCGTCGTGCTCAAGGGCATCCGACGACAGCTGTTCACGACCGCCCACCCCAGCGCAGTCAAGCCGGTCCGGCTCGGCGGCCAGGTCATCGAAGAGGACGTCATCAACGCCATCTACGGGTTCACGCTGCTGTACCTGCTCACGCTCGGGGTCACCACGGTGGTGCTCCTCCTCGATGCGGGCCGGGTCGGGCTCGAACTGACCGTCCTCGAGGCACTCAGTGCGAGTCTGGCGACGCTCGGAAACATCGGCCCCGGGTTCGGGTTTCTGGGGCCGTTCGGGAGCTACCTCACGTTCCCGGACACCAGCAAACTGCTGATGGTGTTCCTAATGTGGCTCGGCCGGCTGGAGATTATCCCGGTGTTCGTGATATTCACCGGCGCGTTCTGGAACGAGTGA
- a CDS encoding 3-hydroxyacyl-CoA dehydrogenase family protein: MHLEAVDTVGVVGAGTMGNGIAQVAATAGYDVVMRDVSEELVAAGFEDIRASFERLVARGTVKEQEAEAATARITGTTEMTALDDADLVVEAVTEDMDVKQSVFGELDAVCGSDAVLASNTSTLSITTIASATDRPEQVMGLHFMNPVPVMKGVELVVGEHTSDETVALGREFARDIGKETWEADDKPGFVVNRVLMPWINEGIRAYDEGVADKADIDRGLTLGTNVPMGPLELADHIGLDVVLDASETLYEELGDRYKPAYLLKRKVAAGDLGKKSGRGFYDYE; the protein is encoded by the coding sequence ATGCACCTCGAAGCAGTCGACACCGTCGGCGTCGTCGGGGCCGGGACGATGGGTAACGGCATCGCCCAGGTCGCGGCGACGGCCGGCTACGACGTCGTCATGCGGGACGTGTCTGAAGAGTTGGTCGCCGCCGGGTTCGAGGACATCCGGGCGAGTTTCGAGCGTCTCGTCGCGCGCGGGACCGTGAAGGAACAGGAGGCCGAGGCGGCGACGGCCCGCATCACCGGCACCACCGAGATGACGGCCCTCGACGACGCCGACCTCGTCGTCGAGGCGGTGACCGAGGACATGGATGTCAAGCAGTCGGTGTTCGGGGAACTCGATGCCGTCTGCGGGTCGGACGCGGTGCTGGCGAGCAACACGAGCACGCTCTCGATTACGACCATCGCCAGCGCCACCGACCGGCCCGAGCAGGTCATGGGGTTGCATTTCATGAACCCGGTGCCGGTGATGAAAGGCGTCGAACTCGTCGTCGGCGAGCACACCAGCGACGAGACGGTGGCGCTGGGTCGGGAGTTCGCCCGCGACATCGGCAAGGAGACCTGGGAGGCCGACGACAAGCCCGGCTTCGTCGTGAACCGCGTACTGATGCCCTGGATAAACGAGGGCATCCGGGCCTACGACGAGGGCGTCGCCGACAAGGCCGACATCGACCGCGGGCTGACGCTCGGCACGAACGTCCCGATGGGGCCGCTCGAACTGGCCGACCACATCGGCCTCGACGTGGTGCTCGACGCCTCCGAGACGCTGTACGAGGAACTGGGCGACCGCTACAAGCCCGCGTACCTGCTCAAGCGGAAGGTCGCGGCCGGCGACCTCGGGAAAAAGTCGGGCCGCGGCTTCTACGACTACGAGTGA
- a CDS encoding cell surface protein — translation MTDDTHRSIRGRTARLPLALVALVLLAGTLPALAAGQSDPAISIEAGSVAAGETTAVPVVLTSAPDGLAGYQLELAVSDPGVARFGNASYPDRFGLTTDPVVSSDGGTITLEAADLDGQIEPGATDVTLATVELTGVAGGETQVTVASSQVDADGGAAVEPATTATTVAVTGDATAERVAASETTPQAVESTAGTARTASDAGGAAGGATAARSTTGADGSLPPALVLVAIAGAAALAAGTARRP, via the coding sequence ATGACAGACGACACCCACCGTTCGATACGCGGCCGGACCGCTCGCCTCCCCCTGGCGCTCGTCGCGCTCGTCCTCCTCGCGGGGACGCTCCCCGCGCTCGCCGCAGGGCAGAGCGACCCGGCCATCAGCATCGAGGCCGGCTCCGTCGCCGCCGGCGAGACCACGGCCGTCCCGGTCGTCCTCACGAGCGCCCCCGACGGTCTGGCCGGCTACCAGCTCGAACTCGCGGTCTCCGACCCCGGGGTCGCCCGGTTCGGGAACGCCAGCTACCCCGACCGCTTCGGGCTCACGACCGACCCCGTCGTGAGTTCGGACGGCGGGACGATTACGCTGGAGGCGGCCGACCTCGACGGGCAGATAGAGCCCGGGGCCACTGACGTGACGCTGGCGACGGTCGAACTGACCGGCGTCGCCGGCGGCGAGACGCAGGTGACCGTCGCGTCGAGCCAGGTCGACGCCGACGGCGGCGCGGCCGTCGAGCCCGCCACGACGGCGACGACGGTCGCGGTGACTGGGGACGCGACGGCAGAGCGGGTCGCCGCGTCGGAAACGACCCCGCAGGCCGTCGAATCCACCGCCGGGACGGCGAGGACCGCGAGCGACGCGGGTGGCGCTGCCGGCGGTGCCACGGCCGCTCGGTCGACCACCGGGGCCGACGGCTCGCTTCCGCCGGCGCTGGTCCTCGTCGCAATCGCCGGCGCGGCGGCGCTGGCAGCCGGAACCGCTCGACGTCCGTAG
- a CDS encoding alkaline phosphatase PhoX yields the protein MVDFTRRQVLSQSVAAALGASVIGVASGEEVEESDTPGAPSVAGSLKRFSTTAFGAEVTGPFVFQDGSLLYSLQHPEGANPEPFGRAAVGYFSGFQFEFDGSNNDFPEVGIPDTEEKQRQVRSAAGDYEILVQGREPINGGEERLGVVQTPDGTDITQENFAGTQYGGAATNPDCNQFVPTNDEGTEGYLFTNWENSPGCVSRVPLSQDENGEWRADTENAMNLTNTESLREHGGTRINCYGDLSPWGTMISAEENYAHPRVSLTATVSDIVEAGSGEGLIGGCQFWNRPNPSEISGAIESYAESGDLDANFGPQGYWALTGVEFLAYYLGAERDDQGDGENLATTLLDDVYPNPYRYGYFVDFREPTADEPEAVKYYVMGRASWEAPDIEGDQRTLYGCSDGDSKGIYKFVADEPIPEYDDPMDVTGTLYAPKITNDAANAAEAGERNSPAQTPLEIEWIELGHATNGEVESWVAEYDDVTQADYLSAHADWAEGDEVTTEVIKQADLSVIENGNQNYITNEDILAWAEQYEANGPDGVDEELRRVPFLETRAAAKEIGASIEFNKAEGVDSVDDSQPGDFVYFGISEFNDALADDEGDVQLDRVDGGVVYRGVLESDYNVSTLEPVITGPDFTDSPEDADDALRNIDNVYTMRDGRVLCCEDGFGGPARSYPNDGLYVYQPNVVVSAGSAAVGGGTTGSVPVTASSLPAGFSGARLTLSLSNPDIASITGVSFPDALGLTESAISDDGSSATIRVADVNTNVQSGAMDVELATLDVRADSGGTTDLTVSVEQMDDENGNAIKAETRNGLVVGGPQTVVGDAAPTDPDGDGHFEDLNGNGRLDYEDVQVLFSNMDSDSVRLNTGAYDFNENGQIDFADVTALYEEVN from the coding sequence ATGGTCGATTTCACTCGACGGCAGGTGCTTTCACAGTCGGTGGCTGCTGCGCTTGGGGCCAGCGTCATCGGCGTGGCAAGCGGGGAAGAGGTTGAGGAATCGGACACACCGGGCGCACCGAGCGTCGCCGGGAGTCTCAAACGCTTCTCGACGACGGCGTTCGGCGCGGAGGTGACCGGGCCGTTCGTCTTCCAGGACGGGTCGCTGCTGTACAGCCTCCAGCACCCGGAGGGAGCGAATCCCGAACCGTTCGGACGGGCCGCGGTGGGCTATTTCAGTGGCTTCCAGTTCGAGTTCGACGGGAGCAACAACGACTTCCCGGAGGTGGGGATTCCGGACACGGAAGAGAAACAGCGACAGGTCCGGTCCGCGGCCGGCGACTACGAAATCCTCGTCCAGGGGCGCGAGCCAATCAACGGCGGCGAGGAGCGACTCGGCGTGGTCCAGACGCCCGACGGAACGGACATCACCCAGGAGAACTTCGCGGGCACCCAGTACGGCGGCGCGGCGACGAACCCCGACTGCAACCAGTTCGTCCCGACCAACGACGAGGGGACCGAGGGCTACCTGTTCACCAACTGGGAGAACAGCCCCGGCTGCGTCTCGCGGGTCCCACTTAGCCAGGACGAGAACGGCGAGTGGCGCGCGGACACCGAGAACGCGATGAACCTGACGAACACCGAGTCGCTCCGCGAACACGGCGGGACGCGCATCAACTGCTACGGCGACCTCAGCCCGTGGGGGACGATGATTTCCGCCGAGGAGAACTACGCACACCCCCGCGTCAGCCTGACGGCGACGGTGAGCGACATCGTCGAGGCGGGGTCCGGCGAGGGCCTCATCGGCGGCTGTCAGTTCTGGAACCGGCCGAACCCCAGCGAGATTTCGGGCGCAATCGAGTCCTACGCCGAGAGCGGCGACCTCGACGCGAACTTCGGTCCGCAGGGGTACTGGGCGCTGACCGGCGTCGAGTTCCTCGCGTACTACCTCGGTGCGGAGCGCGACGACCAGGGCGACGGCGAGAACCTGGCGACGACGCTGCTCGACGACGTGTACCCGAACCCGTACCGGTACGGATACTTCGTCGACTTCCGTGAGCCGACCGCCGACGAACCCGAGGCGGTCAAGTACTACGTGATGGGGCGGGCGTCGTGGGAGGCACCCGACATCGAAGGCGACCAGCGGACCCTCTACGGCTGCTCTGACGGCGACAGCAAGGGCATCTACAAGTTCGTCGCCGACGAGCCGATTCCGGAGTACGACGACCCGATGGACGTCACCGGGACGCTGTACGCGCCGAAGATTACGAACGACGCGGCCAACGCCGCCGAAGCCGGCGAGCGAAACTCCCCCGCACAGACCCCGCTCGAAATCGAGTGGATAGAACTCGGCCACGCCACCAACGGCGAGGTCGAGTCCTGGGTCGCCGAGTACGACGACGTGACCCAGGCCGACTACCTCAGCGCCCACGCCGACTGGGCGGAGGGCGACGAGGTGACTACCGAGGTCATCAAGCAGGCCGACCTCTCCGTCATCGAGAACGGGAACCAGAACTACATCACGAACGAGGACATCCTCGCGTGGGCCGAGCAGTACGAGGCCAACGGCCCCGACGGCGTCGACGAGGAACTCCGGCGCGTCCCGTTCCTGGAGACCCGCGCGGCCGCCAAGGAAATCGGCGCGTCCATCGAGTTCAACAAGGCCGAGGGCGTCGACAGCGTCGACGACTCCCAGCCCGGCGACTTCGTCTACTTCGGCATCTCCGAGTTCAACGACGCGCTCGCCGACGACGAGGGCGACGTCCAACTCGACCGCGTCGACGGCGGCGTCGTCTATCGCGGCGTGCTCGAATCGGACTACAACGTCTCGACGCTCGAACCGGTCATCACCGGGCCGGACTTCACCGACTCGCCCGAGGACGCCGACGACGCGCTCCGGAACATCGACAACGTCTACACGATGCGGGACGGCCGCGTGCTCTGCTGTGAGGACGGCTTCGGCGGCCCCGCCCGCTCGTACCCGAACGACGGCCTCTACGTCTACCAGCCGAACGTCGTCGTCAGCGCCGGGTCCGCGGCGGTCGGCGGCGGCACCACCGGGAGCGTCCCGGTGACCGCCTCCTCGCTCCCCGCCGGCTTCTCCGGCGCGCGGCTGACCCTCTCCCTCTCGAACCCCGACATCGCGTCGATAACCGGCGTCTCCTTCCCCGACGCGCTGGGGCTCACCGAGAGCGCCATCAGCGACGACGGTTCCTCGGCCACCATCCGCGTGGCCGACGTGAACACGAACGTCCAGTCGGGCGCGATGGACGTGGAACTGGCGACGCTGGACGTCCGCGCCGACAGCGGCGGCACGACCGACCTGACCGTCTCCGTCGAGCAGATGGACGACGAGAACGGGAACGCCATCAAGGCCGAGACGCGGAACGGCCTCGTCGTCGGTGGCCCGCAGACGGTCGTCGGCGACGCCGCCCCGACCGACCCCGACGGTGACGGTCACTTCGAGGACCTCAACGGCAACGGCCGCCTCGACTACGAGGACGTGCAGGTCCTGTTCTCGAACATGGACTCCGACAGCGTCCGCCTGAACACCGGCGCGTACGACTTCAACGAGAACGGACAGATAGACTTCGCCGACGTGACCGCTCTCTACGAAGAGGTCAACTGA
- a CDS encoding PadR family transcriptional regulator, which produces MAKWLQSGRRRDMCVLLAAAADGELSGQRLKTRLESRYDTRIEPKSFYGALDALESAGFVDHREDGIADKYSLTDAGQRRLREQYEWMRAALGDDD; this is translated from the coding sequence ATGGCGAAGTGGCTCCAGAGCGGCCGCCGGCGCGACATGTGCGTCCTGCTGGCCGCCGCGGCGGACGGGGAACTCTCCGGCCAACGGCTGAAGACGCGGCTCGAAAGCCGCTACGACACGCGAATCGAGCCCAAGAGCTTCTACGGCGCGCTCGACGCGCTGGAGTCGGCCGGGTTCGTCGACCACCGCGAGGACGGCATCGCCGACAAGTACTCGCTGACCGACGCCGGCCAGCGGCGGCTCCGGGAGCAGTACGAGTGGATGCGGGCGGCGCTCGGCGACGACGACTGA
- a CDS encoding chorismate mutase, with amino-acid sequence MSTNPEDMSLDELRDEIRSIDREIVEKIAQRTYVADTIAQVKDEKGLPTTDEQQEQAVMDRAGDNAEQFDVDANLVKAIFRLLIELNKVEQRESR; translated from the coding sequence ATGAGCACGAACCCAGAGGACATGTCGCTGGACGAACTGCGCGACGAAATCCGGAGCATCGACCGCGAAATCGTCGAGAAAATCGCACAGCGGACCTACGTGGCCGACACCATCGCGCAGGTCAAAGACGAGAAGGGCCTGCCGACGACCGACGAACAGCAGGAGCAGGCCGTGATGGACCGCGCCGGCGACAACGCCGAGCAGTTCGACGTCGACGCGAACCTCGTGAAAGCCATCTTCCGGCTCCTCATCGAACTGAACAAGGTCGAACAGCGCGAGAGTCGGTAG
- a CDS encoding shikimate kinase, giving the protein MEGKAAAPAAGTVLNALATGRGAAFAIDEYTTATVELSTETDGVTGEVAGAPDADTRLIERCVEYVIDAHGGPQNVGVPAVSGGTVRTESDVPMASGLKSSSAAANATVMATLDALDATDRMSREDMARLGVMAARDVGVTVTGAFDDASASMLGGVTVTDNEDDTVLARDETDWDVLVWTPPEQSFSADADVERCRHIAPMARLVEDLALDGDYQRAMTVNGLAFSAALDFETDPVVDALQHVEGVSLSGTGPSFTAVGDRAALETVRDAWDDRPGDTWLTTTQTEGTQTV; this is encoded by the coding sequence ATGGAAGGGAAGGCAGCAGCGCCCGCGGCGGGGACGGTCCTCAACGCGCTCGCGACCGGCCGCGGCGCGGCGTTTGCTATCGACGAGTACACGACCGCGACCGTCGAGCTCTCGACCGAGACCGACGGCGTCACCGGCGAGGTCGCCGGCGCGCCGGACGCCGACACGCGGCTCATCGAACGCTGTGTCGAGTACGTCATCGACGCCCACGGCGGCCCACAGAACGTGGGCGTCCCGGCGGTCTCCGGCGGGACCGTCCGCACCGAGAGCGATGTCCCGATGGCCTCGGGACTCAAGAGTTCCAGCGCGGCCGCGAACGCGACCGTGATGGCGACGCTCGACGCCCTCGACGCGACCGACCGGATGAGCCGCGAGGACATGGCCCGCCTCGGCGTCATGGCCGCCCGCGACGTGGGCGTCACCGTCACCGGAGCCTTCGACGACGCGTCGGCGTCGATGCTGGGCGGCGTCACCGTCACCGACAACGAGGACGACACGGTCCTGGCCCGCGACGAAACCGACTGGGACGTGCTCGTCTGGACGCCGCCCGAGCAGTCGTTCAGCGCCGACGCGGACGTCGAGCGGTGCCGCCATATCGCGCCGATGGCCCGCCTCGTCGAGGACCTCGCGCTCGACGGCGACTACCAGCGCGCGATGACGGTCAACGGCCTCGCGTTCTCGGCCGCGCTGGACTTCGAGACGGACCCAGTGGTCGACGCGCTCCAGCACGTCGAGGGCGTCTCGCTGTCCGGGACGGGGCCGTCGTTCACCGCCGTCGGCGACCGGGCGGCGCTCGAAACCGTCCGGGACGCCTGGGACGACCGACCCGGAGACACCTGGCTGACCACGACACAAACCGAGGGAACACAGACAGTATGA
- a CDS encoding acyl-CoA dehydrogenase produces the protein MDFSPTQEQRQIQEMVAEFVDEEVKPRAADIDDTDEFPWDLVDEMAELGLMGMPIPEAYGGAELDYHSYAMALEEISRGSGGLGTIVAAHISLACNMIYEFGDEAQMETYLTPLAEGAEIGAFALSEAGAGSDVPAMDTTAEPVDGGDAYLVNGGKLWISNGSVADTVVLFAKTDPEAGNKGISSFVVRPEEDDGFIVEGTEHKLGDKGCPTAELRFDDMRLPADRRLGEEGRGFVHALKTLNGGRITIAARGVGIAQAALDEALKYAQDREQFDRPISDFQAIQHKLADMDTKTQAARLLMHQAADKKMAGESFVKEAAQAKLYASEVSREVANEGIQIHGGYGYTKDFPVERFYRDAKLNEIYEGTSEVLRNTIADQLLD, from the coding sequence ATGGACTTCAGCCCCACACAGGAACAGCGCCAGATACAGGAGATGGTCGCGGAGTTCGTCGACGAGGAGGTCAAGCCGCGGGCGGCGGACATCGACGACACCGACGAGTTCCCGTGGGACCTCGTCGACGAGATGGCCGAACTGGGTCTGATGGGCATGCCGATTCCGGAAGCGTACGGCGGGGCCGAACTGGACTACCACAGCTACGCGATGGCGCTCGAAGAGATTTCGCGGGGCAGCGGCGGCCTCGGGACAATCGTGGCCGCGCACATCTCGCTGGCCTGCAACATGATATACGAGTTCGGCGACGAGGCACAGATGGAGACGTACCTCACGCCGCTGGCAGAGGGGGCGGAAATCGGCGCGTTCGCCCTCTCGGAAGCCGGCGCCGGCAGCGACGTGCCGGCGATGGACACCACCGCCGAACCGGTCGACGGCGGCGACGCCTATCTGGTCAACGGCGGCAAGCTCTGGATTTCCAACGGCTCGGTCGCCGACACCGTGGTCCTGTTCGCAAAGACCGACCCCGAGGCCGGCAACAAAGGCATCTCGTCGTTCGTCGTCCGCCCCGAGGAGGACGACGGCTTCATCGTCGAGGGCACCGAGCACAAGCTCGGGGACAAGGGCTGTCCGACCGCCGAACTCCGCTTCGACGACATGCGCCTCCCCGCGGACCGCCGGCTCGGCGAGGAGGGTCGCGGGTTCGTCCACGCGCTCAAGACGCTCAACGGCGGCCGCATCACCATCGCGGCCCGCGGCGTCGGCATCGCACAGGCGGCACTGGACGAGGCGCTGAAATACGCCCAGGACCGCGAGCAGTTCGACCGGCCAATCAGCGACTTTCAGGCCATCCAGCACAAGCTCGCCGACATGGACACGAAGACCCAGGCCGCCCGCCTGCTGATGCACCAGGCGGCCGACAAAAAGATGGCCGGCGAGTCCTTCGTCAAGGAGGCCGCCCAGGCCAAACTGTACGCCTCCGAGGTGTCACGGGAGGTGGCGAACGAGGGCATCCAGATTCACGGCGGCTACGGCTACACGAAGGACTTCCCAGTCGAGCGGTTCTACCGCGACGCCAAACTCAACGAGATTTACGAGGGGACCAGCGAGGTGCTCCGGAACACCATCGCGGACCAGCTGCTCGACTAG
- a CDS encoding carbonic anhydrase: MSQLLRELLAGNAAHAAAFRDRFDSVQNSQTPDAVTVCCSDSRVLQDHMWGNDDPGHLFTCSNIGNRVIQRTASGEAVSGDVLYPIEHTLTETAVVVGHTGCGAVTATYDDLTDGLDEPAGIEHCLSVLKPHLEPALEHLPTDIERAAAINRLVEYNVDRQVEFLRTSDDVPEAVDVFGVVYDFQDVYGGQRGEVHVVNVDGETDVDALRAAHPDIESRIDRLWEY; the protein is encoded by the coding sequence ATGAGCCAGCTATTACGGGAGTTACTCGCCGGGAACGCCGCTCACGCGGCGGCGTTCCGGGACCGGTTCGACAGCGTCCAGAACTCACAGACGCCCGACGCTGTCACGGTCTGTTGCTCGGATTCGCGGGTGCTCCAGGACCACATGTGGGGCAACGACGACCCCGGACATCTCTTTACGTGTAGCAACATCGGGAACCGCGTCATCCAGCGGACCGCGTCCGGCGAGGCGGTGTCCGGCGACGTGCTGTACCCAATCGAGCACACGCTGACCGAAACCGCCGTCGTCGTCGGACACACCGGCTGCGGTGCGGTGACGGCGACGTACGACGACCTGACGGACGGGCTCGACGAGCCGGCAGGTATCGAGCACTGTCTCAGCGTTCTGAAACCGCATCTCGAACCGGCACTGGAGCACCTCCCCACGGACATCGAGCGGGCGGCGGCCATCAACCGTCTCGTCGAGTACAACGTCGACAGACAGGTCGAGTTCCTCCGCACCAGCGACGACGTGCCGGAGGCTGTCGACGTGTTCGGCGTCGTCTACGATTTTCAGGACGTGTACGGCGGTCAGCGGGGCGAGGTCCACGTCGTCAACGTCGACGGCGAAACCGACGTCGACGCGCTCCGGGCGGCCCACCCCGACATCGAGTCGCGTATCGACCGCCTCTGGGAGTACTAG
- a CDS encoding class 1 fructose-bisphosphatase yields MSKSLDTSTSEAEQTVTDVVDGIAATTPDVRRAIADHRGQSNSVNPTGDDQLAADLRADELFERRLLDIDGVATYASEERADVKATDGRLHVAMDPLDGSSNLEPNSGMGTIFGVYSERPPTVGTNLLAAGFVVYGPITSMVVARKGRVHEYIVEDGDKRVVDDDVTVPDDPTVFGFGGGVDSWTEEFESYAEEIRHELKLRYGGAMVADINQVLTYGGVFSYPELESRPEGKLRVQFEGHPMAYIVESAGGRSSDGNRSLLEVDPDALHERTPLYLGNDDLVDRLEASID; encoded by the coding sequence ATGAGCAAGTCACTCGATACCTCGACCAGCGAAGCCGAGCAGACAGTCACCGACGTCGTCGACGGCATCGCCGCGACGACACCGGACGTCCGTCGCGCAATCGCCGACCACCGTGGCCAGAGTAACTCCGTCAACCCCACCGGCGACGACCAGCTCGCGGCCGACCTGCGCGCCGACGAACTGTTCGAGCGGCGGCTGCTGGACATCGACGGGGTCGCCACGTACGCCAGCGAGGAGCGGGCGGACGTGAAAGCGACGGACGGCCGCCTCCACGTCGCGATGGACCCCCTGGACGGGTCGAGCAACCTCGAACCCAACAGCGGGATGGGGACGATTTTCGGCGTCTACAGCGAGCGGCCGCCGACGGTCGGCACCAACCTTCTCGCCGCCGGCTTCGTCGTCTACGGCCCGATAACCTCGATGGTCGTCGCCCGGAAGGGCCGCGTCCACGAGTACATCGTCGAAGACGGCGACAAGCGGGTCGTCGACGACGACGTGACGGTCCCCGACGACCCCACCGTGTTCGGGTTCGGCGGCGGCGTCGACTCCTGGACCGAGGAGTTCGAATCCTACGCCGAGGAGATACGCCACGAACTGAAGCTCCGCTACGGCGGGGCGATGGTCGCCGACATCAATCAGGTGCTCACCTACGGCGGCGTCTTTTCGTACCCCGAACTGGAGTCACGCCCCGAGGGGAAGCTCCGGGTCCAGTTCGAGGGCCACCCGATGGCCTACATCGTCGAATCCGCCGGCGGCCGGTCCTCCGACGGGAACCGGTCGCTGCTCGAGGTCGACCCCGACGCGCTCCACGAGCGGACGCCGCTGTACCTCGGGAACGACGACCTCGTCGACCGCCTCGAAGCGTCCATCGACTGA
- a CDS encoding DUF7111 family protein — protein MTDSELPVEASADGITATYRETDEERLLTFESDGGSAAVAQNIEGYAMLKVRPTADGDELERYYGFDMALDHAAELLGVSPNALPIPDPAADMGM, from the coding sequence ATGACCGACTCCGAACTCCCCGTCGAGGCGTCGGCCGACGGCATCACGGCCACGTATCGTGAGACGGACGAGGAACGGCTGTTGACCTTCGAGAGCGACGGCGGGAGCGCCGCGGTCGCCCAGAACATCGAGGGGTACGCGATGCTGAAGGTCCGGCCGACCGCCGACGGCGACGAACTGGAGCGGTACTACGGCTTCGACATGGCGCTCGACCACGCGGCGGAGTTGCTGGGTGTGTCTCCGAACGCGCTGCCGATTCCCGACCCGGCCGCCGACATGGGGATGTAG